Below is a window of Syntrophomonas wolfei subsp. wolfei str. Goettingen G311 DNA.
CAAGGCCATGGTGGCGGGGCAGCCGCCACAGGCTCCGTTGCCGCTTAAAACCTGCTCAATATCCGGTAATTTTTTAATACTGGTAGCCATATCTCATCCATTCCTTTCCTGGTCTATGCTTTTTATGCTTTCTATTCATCCATCATGGCACGAATCTCGGCGGCCATGAATTGGCGGGTCAAGTCTATGCCGCCAATGCCCATTACCCGGTTTTTAACCGTGATGTCATTGCGGCGGCCAAAGAGCACGCTTTTCAGCTCTGCAGCCAAAATACCGCCGGGGTGGCCAAAGTTATAATTACGATCCAGTACCATCACCTGCGCATTTTGCGGCAGCGCACTTATGATATCCTCGGCCGGGAAGGGCAGATACAGGCGCGGTCTGACCAGGCCAGCTTTGATGCCCTGCTGGCGAAGGATATCGATAGAAAGTCTTAATTCTGCTCCCATACTGTTGATGGCAAAGGCTACTACTTCGGCGTCTTCCAAGCGATAGGTGTCGATGGTGTCACCATCCCACATGCCGGTGATATCCTTGTATTCCTGCGCTGCCTGCTTTACCAGCGGGATGGATGCCATGATATCATCGGACAGCATCTGGCGAAAGGGTGCGTATTCAGGTGCATTGGTCACATTGCTGAAGGAAGAGGGATGAGCCGGGTCCAGCCGCCATTCCGGTTCATACGGGGGCAAGAAACGGTCGATATCCTCCTGTGACGGCAGGGTGAGGGGCATCAGACAATGGGAAATAGCAAAGCCGTCAAAGTTGACCATCACCGGGATATTGATCTGTTCGGCCACGCGGAAGGCTTGCAAAATAGTGTTGAACACCTCCTGATTGGAGGAGCAGTGATATTGAATCCAGCCGGTATCACGCTGAGCCATTGAGTCCTGATGATCAGCCCACAGGGTCCAGGGGGCAAAAATACCGCGGTTAACATTACACATTACCACCGGCAAACGTCCTCCGGAAGCCATATGTAAAACTTCGTGCATATACAACAGGCCGTTGGCTGAAGTGGCGGTAAAAACGCGGGCGCCGGCAGCAGATGCGGCTACGGCAGCAGCCATGGAGCTGTGTTCGCCTTCCACCGGGATGAAACGGGCGTGCAGTTCGCCATTTTCCACCATGGCGGCCAGCGCTTCCATAATGCTGGTCTGGGGGGTGATAGGGTAGCCGGGTACTACATCCACCCGGGCGCTTTTTACGGCCAGCGCGGCGGCATGGGCACCGGTATCCATAATAACTTGTGCTGTTTTCATACGGCTACTCCTCCATTTCCATGCTGATTGCGCCGGTGGGGCATTCTACGGCGCATACGCCGCAGCCCTTGCAGTAGCGGTAATCAATAGTAATTTCTTGGCGGTCAATGACCGCTTCCGGACAATATACCCAGCAAATCTGGCACTTGTTACATATCTGAGTGTCAACTACCGGACGATGCGTTCGCCAGGAACCGGTGTTACCGCCGGCTCCTTTCATCGGCCAGGAAATGGGCCGGTAGGCTTTCGTTACTGATTTCATTTATTTCCATTCCTTTCGCTAATCCAAATATATGTGCTATATGCTAATCTGCGTTACGCTGTTTAAGCATCGGAAAAACTGCGGAAGCAGTTTCAACCCAGCATTGCAACGAGGTGAGGGGGGACCCGACCACTTAAAAAAGCATGGGACACAGTTTCACTTCGTTATAAGCCTTGCCAGCAGCTCCCAGATTACGCGCTTCGTTATTGCCCGGCCATTTATTCAGGATGGTTTGTTCCATAATATTTTGCGGAATGTTTAGCACCCGGCACACCGCGCCAAACAGCGGGATATTGATAATGGGGCCATCGGCCGAAAATAGTTCGGCTTCGCGGGCGATAGCTTCGGCGTCCACCTGCCAGGTGCAGTATTTCTCCACGGCTTCGGCGTAGGGAGCATTGATGATCACGCTGCCCTTCTCAGTTATGCCTTCACTGACCGCCGCTTTGGTAAGCTTTTCGCTCATTACTACTACATAATCCGGCAGTTCGCATTGACTGTGCGCGTGGATACTACTGGGGGACATACGCACTGCTGCCCGTACCGGCGCTCCGCGACGTTCTACGCCAAAGAAAGGCAAGGCCTGCCCTTGTTCACCGTTTTCCAGCGCAGCCTGCGCTAACAAGTGAGCCAGGGTAACGGAACCCTGCCCGCCAAAGCCATTGATTCGTAGTTCTAACATATTGTTCATATCGCTCCTCCATTCTTCTATGCTGTGCCAAAGGCTCTTCTCTAAAAAGTACTTATGCCTTTAGCCATTATTCCTCACTGCTTTAAAGTCCATCGGGAAGCAGGTAGATAGTCCTCCCCGATAAAAAAACAAAACCCTTCGCTCAGAACTCTGAGACGAAGGGTTAAACTCCGCGGTACCACTCAAATTAACGGCTAATGCCGTTCACTCCATCAGGATGCGGGATCTTAAGATCCGATATCCCCTTCATTTTAACGGTTGAAGTTCCGTCCGAGCCTACTTTCTAAAATGATTTCGGTCGGCAACTCCAGGGTGAGTTCCACTTGCCTCTTCGACCGCCTCACACCAAACAGCGGTTCTCTATAGCCTGAGGATCAGCTTACTATTCCCTGTCATCGTCATTTTTTGAATATTGCATTTATTATACTGAGCTGCGGTTTTTCTGTCAACATTTCTTTTTAGTATCGGAAAGAAACTACCAAGCAATTTTAACACAGCGCTACAACGAGGCGGGGGGATTAGAATCCGCCGCCCATTTTGTTAACGAGAACCCGACCGTTTAAAGAAGCGGGGGGCATATTTCACTTCGAGCTTGTATAAGAAAGTGACTTTTTGCAGCGGACTAAACTCTTAATATTTGAGCATCCCTGTTTTATTCATGTTAAAATAATACAGACTTGCTCAACTTTTTGCTTATAGTCAAGGAAATATTCACAAACAGGACGGTGTTATGATGATTGCGACTCGGGTCTTTGACACTTGAATAAAAACGAGGAAGCAAGGAAGCCTTTGAAATAGGGGCTTTCTTTATTTTTTTCTGTCAAATTTTCATAAATATTATTGAGTAATATTGAGTAATGTGAGATAATTAGAGGGAAAGGAGGCATTAATATGCGGCTGTCAATTTCCAAGTCTAAGAACTCCACTTCCCTTTATGTCATTAAATCCACCTACGAAAACGGTATCCATTCTTCTAAAGTCGTTGAAAGTCTCGGCACGGTCGAGGAGCTTAATAAAAAGCTGGATGGCAGGGATCCTATCGAGTGGGCCAAGGAGTATATCGCAAAGCTTAACGAGAAGGAAAAGCTGAACAAACGCGAAGTCCTGGTCAAGTATTCCCCGGTCAAGATTATCGACAAAGGCCAGCAGCGCTTATTCAACGGCGGGTACCTTTTTTTGCAGAAGATATATCACGAACTGAAGCTTGATAAAATGTGCTGGGCTATCGCTAAGAAGTACAATTTCTCTTACGACCTGAATTCCATCCTATCCAGGCTTGTCTACGCGAGGGTTATCTACCCTTCCTCCAAGCTTTCTACCTACCAACTTTCATCAAGGTTCATGGAGCAGCCCTCGTTTGACCTCCACCAAATCTACCGTGCGTTGGAGATAATAGCCAAAGAGGCTGACTCTATTCAGGCGTCCCTTTATTCCAACAGCCTGGCAGTATCAAAGAGGAACACCCGGGTGCTGTACTACGACTGCACCAATTACTTCTTCGAAATAGAGCAGGAGTCAGGCATCAAGCAATACGGCTACTCCAAAGAGCATCGCCCCAACCCCATTGTCCAGATGGGGCTTTTCATGGATGGGGACGGGGTGCCCCTGGCTGTATATATCGGCAAAGGCAATACTAACGAGCAGCTGACTCTAAAGCCGCTGGAGAAGAAAATACTGTCTGACTTTAATTGCTCCAAGTTCATCGTCTGCACCGATGCCGGGCTCGCCTCCAATAGCAACCGGCAGTTCAACAACCAGGGCGAGCGAGCTTTTATCACTACGCAATCGATCAAGAAACTGAAGAAGCACCTAAAGGAATGGGCATTGAGCCCTGAGGGCTGGCACCTCCCGGACGACAGCTCCATATACAGTCTGGACAAGATTGATGAGAAAAAAGACCTGGAAAAGATTTTTTACAAGGAACGCTGGATTGTGGAGGATGGGCTGGAGCAGAAGCTTATTGTGTCTTTTTCGCTCAAGTACCAAAACTACCAGCGTAAGGTCAGGAACGCCCAAATTGAGCGTGCCCGCAAAGTCCTTGATACGAATTTGGGCAAGTTGAAGAAGGTGAACCAAAACGACTACAAGCGTTTTATCAAGAAAACCAGCATCACCCCAGAGGGGGAGGTCGCCAGCAAGGCGGTATATGAAATCGATAATTCTGTCATCCAGAAAGAGGAGGCTTTTGATGGCTTCTACGCGGTCTGCACCAACCTTGACGGCGACACCGCTGCCCTCCTTACGGTAAACAGGAGGCGTTGGCGGATCGAGGAATGCTTCAGAATCATGAAAAGCGAGTTTAGGGCTAGGCCGGTATACCTCAGCCGCGACGACAGGATAACGGCGCATTTCATTACATGTTTTATCGCGCTGGTGGTCTACCGACTCTTGGAGAAGAAGCTGGGCGAGCAGTACACGTGCAGCGAGATCGTTCAGGGGCTGCGGGACATGAATTTCTATGAGGTCAAGGGGGAGGGGTTCGTCCCCACCTATATGAGAACGGACTTCACCGACAGCCTTCATGATGCTTTTGGCTTCCGTACTGACTACCAGATACTCACCATGCGACAGATGAAAAATATTTTTAAAGCTACTAAGTCTTAGACAAATATTACTCACTTTTAATTAATGCATAAAGAGCTCGCAAACTCCTTACTTTAGGGGTTTGCGAGCTCTTTTCTCTTCTCTAAGTGTCAAAGACGGGATTATACTGAGCTGCGGTTTTTCTGTCAACATTTCTTTTTAGTATCGGAAAGAAACTACCAAGCAATTTTAACACAGCGCTACAACGAGGCGGGGGGATTAGAATCCGCCGCCCATTTTGTTAACGAGAACCCGACCGTTTAAAGAAGCGGGGGGCATATTTCACTTCGAGCTTGTATAAGAAAGTGACTTTTTGCAGCGGACTAAACTCTTAATATTTGAGCATCCCTGTTTTATTCATGTTAAAATAATACAGACTTGCTCAACTTTTTGCTTATAGTCAAGGAAATATTCACAAACAGGACGGTGTTATGATGATTGCGACTTTCTCCTTGTCCCCGGCAGGGGCCAAGCGTCTGATTGCCCGTGGACTCATAAATGAAGCAGTATTTCAGCAGGCCATGACCCATGGCCGGATGATTATCGGCGTGGGCACTACCAACTCATATATCGCTGAGGAACTGGGTTTGCTATCTGCTGATGAGAAACCCCGGTTTGCGGCTGGTATCGTAAGCGGCGGAGTACCCTGCGTTACTGCTGCTGATACCCGTTTTACCAGCATCTGCCTGGAAAACGGGCGCATCATAAAGGATATCTCCTGGGAAGAGTTCATAATGGACTTTAACCGGGATGATGTCTTCGTCAAGGGAGCCAATGCCTTTGATGCCGATGGTAATGCCGGGGTGCTGTTGGCTAACCCCAGGGGAGGTACGGTAGGGGGCTCCTTCGGGGTCCTGGCAGCCCGTGGCTGTAAGCTCCTGGTACCGGTTGGCCATGAGAAGTTGATCCCTTCCTGTACAGCGGCTGCCCGGTTGATGGGCATTAACCGGCTGGATTACAGCCTGGGGCAGCGCTGCGGTTTGGCGCTCCTGCCCGCAGGCTTTGCCCAGATATATACCGAAATAGATGCCCTGAAGACTTTATTCGCTGTGGAAGCTACGATTGTTGCTGCCGGTGGAGTAAGCGGTTCAGAGGGATCAGTGATGCTTGCAATTGATGGCCCTGATGAAGCAGTAAAAGATGCTCTGGCCCTGGCCCGCACCCTGCTAAAAGAAAAACCCCTGTCCGTGCCCAGACAGTCCTGCAAGGATTGTCAGGCCAGTGGCAACTGCGTCTTTAAGGAAATTCCCCCAATAGATTAAACGATATGAAATAATCATCTGCATTCGTTACGGAAAGTTGGTATTTTGTTGAATTATAGCAATAGTCAAGGCAGATATCGCCATACAGTGATAATTATTTTGGCCGTAATGTGGGTTTTGGTTTATCTACAGCGTACTAACATCGGAGTCTTGCTGGTAGACCAACGTTTCCTGGAGGAAATGGGCCTGGTTGGACAAGCAGCGCGGCAGGGAATGTTGATGACGGTTTTTCTGCTGGTTTATTCCTTATCCAATATGCTATCGGTCCCCGTCAGCAACCGCTTGGGACCACGACGTTCCTTGCTTCTGGGGGTTATTGTCGGTGCTCTGTCTATGCTGGCCGGAGGCTGGGTGGCTTCTTTTGCTGCCCTTATCCTGGTACGGGTTATACTAGGACTGGCCCATGGCATCTATCACCCTAATATAAGTCTGCTGGTTAAAAACTGGACTCCCCCACAGGAACGAGGTACGGCCAATGCTGTTGTTGGGGTAGGCGGCTGCCTGGCGCTTATTGTGGCCCTGCCGCTCTATTCCTGGATAAATTGGGGGGTTGGTTGGGAATACAGTTTTTTTATTCCCGGGCTGTTAGGTTTGCTGGCGCTTATACCGCTGGGGTTTAGCTGGATATCTGACCAACCAGGCGATAATCCTTATATATCCACCCAGGAAGCTCAGTATATAGTTTCCCATAACCAGGATAGCGATACCCCAAGAGATACCCCAGGGGATGAATCGGCAGTAGATACCCAGGGGATACGGGAGCTGTTGAAAAATACCTCTTTT
It encodes the following:
- a CDS encoding 2-oxoacid:acceptor oxidoreductase family protein, translating into MNNMLELRINGFGGQGSVTLAHLLAQAALENGEQGQALPFFGVERRGAPVRAAVRMSPSSIHAHSQCELPDYVVVMSEKLTKAAVSEGITEKGSVIINAPYAEAVEKYCTWQVDAEAIAREAELFSADGPIINIPLFGAVCRVLNIPQNIMEQTILNKWPGNNEARNLGAAGKAYNEVKLCPMLF
- a CDS encoding IS1634 family transposase; this encodes MRLSISKSKNSTSLYVIKSTYENGIHSSKVVESLGTVEELNKKLDGRDPIEWAKEYIAKLNEKEKLNKREVLVKYSPVKIIDKGQQRLFNGGYLFLQKIYHELKLDKMCWAIAKKYNFSYDLNSILSRLVYARVIYPSSKLSTYQLSSRFMEQPSFDLHQIYRALEIIAKEADSIQASLYSNSLAVSKRNTRVLYYDCTNYFFEIEQESGIKQYGYSKEHRPNPIVQMGLFMDGDGVPLAVYIGKGNTNEQLTLKPLEKKILSDFNCSKFIVCTDAGLASNSNRQFNNQGERAFITTQSIKKLKKHLKEWALSPEGWHLPDDSSIYSLDKIDEKKDLEKIFYKERWIVEDGLEQKLIVSFSLKYQNYQRKVRNAQIERARKVLDTNLGKLKKVNQNDYKRFIKKTSITPEGEVASKAVYEIDNSVIQKEEAFDGFYAVCTNLDGDTAALLTVNRRRWRIEECFRIMKSEFRARPVYLSRDDRITAHFITCFIALVVYRLLEKKLGEQYTCSEIVQGLRDMNFYEVKGEGFVPTYMRTDFTDSLHDAFGFRTDYQILTMRQMKNIFKATKS
- a CDS encoding MFS transporter, encoding MWVLVYLQRTNIGVLLVDQRFLEEMGLVGQAARQGMLMTVFLLVYSLSNMLSVPVSNRLGPRRSLLLGVIVGALSMLAGGWVASFAALILVRVILGLAHGIYHPNISLLVKNWTPPQERGTANAVVGVGGCLALIVALPLYSWINWGVGWEYSFFIPGLLGLLALIPLGFSWISDQPGDNPYISTQEAQYIVSHNQDSDTPRDTPGDESAVDTQGIRELLKNTSFWLMAVIYTAFLCSWWGLMTWMPQYLVQARNFDISGMAGYISLAYGVAAAGILIGGRLADRVQPRSVIGIAALCGVALTTLGIALVPSPLGAVVFMTLAIGINEFVYPTVWAIMQTSLPSHLLVTGSGIVSGVGNLLSAISPFILGWLIQVSGSYTGGLLFLVTMATLGAVCCVLLYRQDASAH
- a CDS encoding 2-oxoisovalerate:ferredoxin oxidoreductase subunit alpha — its product is MKTAQVIMDTGAHAAALAVKSARVDVVPGYPITPQTSIMEALAAMVENGELHARFIPVEGEHSSMAAAVAASAAGARVFTATSANGLLYMHEVLHMASGGRLPVVMCNVNRGIFAPWTLWADHQDSMAQRDTGWIQYHCSSNQEVFNTILQAFRVAEQINIPVMVNFDGFAISHCLMPLTLPSQEDIDRFLPPYEPEWRLDPAHPSSFSNVTNAPEYAPFRQMLSDDIMASIPLVKQAAQEYKDITGMWDGDTIDTYRLEDAEVVAFAINSMGAELRLSIDILRQQGIKAGLVRPRLYLPFPAEDIISALPQNAQVMVLDRNYNFGHPGGILAAELKSVLFGRRNDITVKNRVMGIGGIDLTRQFMAAEIRAMMDE
- a CDS encoding 4Fe-4S binding protein, translated to MKSVTKAYRPISWPMKGAGGNTGSWRTHRPVVDTQICNKCQICWVYCPEAVIDRQEITIDYRYCKGCGVCAVECPTGAISMEMEE